The window AGATACCGCAGCAGCCGGAGTGCGAGCCGAGCAGGTAAGGTTCGGTGGGCATGATTTCCGAGCCGCGTTCTTCGGGCTGGATGTTCATGCAGGCCCACAGGTTGGCCTGGCCCACGCACATGTCGAGGAAGTCTTCCCAGGCTTCGGACTCGAGGTGCTTCTGCTGTTCGGGGGTCATGTTCGCGAAGGTGCTCTGCAGGGCGGTCTTGGTGTCCATGTAGATGGGACCGCGACCTTCGCGCATTTCGCGAAGCATCATGTGGTTACGCAGGCAGGTCGGGATGACGTGACCCTTGGCGTAGCCGCGATCTTCGTAGGGCTTCAGCATCGCGCGGTTGGTGGCGCAGTAGTCTTCACCCTTGTAGTTGGTGGCCTTCGCCTTGAACAGCAGGAACCACGCGCCGACCGGGCCGTAACCGTCCTTGAAGCGGGCGGGCACGAAGCGGTTTTCCATCATGGTCATTTCGGCGCCGACCTGGGCACACATGGTGTAGGTCGAACCGGCGTTCCACACGGGGTACCAGGCGCGGCCCATGCCTTCACCAGTGGAGCGGGGCTTGTACACGTTCACCGCGCCGCCGCAGGCAACCATCATCGCGTTGGTACGGAAGATGTGCACTTCGTTGGCGCGCAGGTTGAAGCCCACGGCGCCAGCGATGCGGTTGTCGGTGTTGGCGTCGAGCAGCAGCTTCACGATGAAGATACGTTCCATGATGCGGGCTTCGCCAAGGGCGTTCTTGGCCGCTTCGGCCACGATGCACTTGTACGATTCGCCGTTGATCATGATCTGCCAGCGGCCGGAACGCACGGGCTCGTCACCGGCGCGCAGCGACTTGCCGGCGGCCCTGGCCTGGGCACCGTCGAGGTTGTGGCCGTGTTCGTCCTTGATCCAGCAGGGCAGGCCCCACTCTTCGAACAGGTGCACGGAGTCGTCGACGTGACGGCCAAGGTCGAAGATGAGGTCTTCGCGCACGAGGCCCATGAGGTCGGTGCGGACCATGCGCACGTAGTCGTCGGCGGGGTTCTTGCCGAGGTACGTGTTGATGGCGGACAGGCCCTGCGCAACGGCGCCGGAGCGCTCGAGGGTGGCCTTGTCCAGCAGCATGATCTTCAGGTCGGGGGCGTACTTGTCGGCCCAGCGAACGACTTCGAACGCGGTACCGCAGGAGCCCATACCACCGCCGACAATGAGGATGTCGACGTCATGTTCCTTCACGATGGGATCGGCGATGGCCACACCCTTCGGCTGTTCCTTAACGGGAATCATCGGCATAGCTAAATCTCCTTATCGCAATGACTTGCGGTGGGTTCCGAACTAGCGGTTGCCGCCTTCGCAACCGGTTTCATACCAGCACTGGCTCAGATCAGCATCGCTGATCGCGGCCTTTTCGCCCAGGGCAACCTTGGGAGCGATGAGCGCCGTTTCGGTGAACAGCAGTTCATTTTCCAGGTCGCCAGCTTCGGGCTTGCCGTCGAAGGGCTTGATCGAGCCTTCGGGGGTGGTACGAATGGGGAACTTGAAGCGCTTCACATTCCCGTTGCGGAACTTGACGGTCCACATGATGGAGTCGGCCGAGCGCATGGGGATGCAGGTGCCGCCCATGGGCGCGAAGTCGGCGTAGGGGCGGGCCGTGATGGCGCCCTGGGGGCAGATCTTCACGCAGGAGTAGCATTCCCAGCAGGCTTCGGGCTCCTGGTTGTAGGCCTTCATGGCCTCGGGGTCGAGGATCATGAGGTCGTTGGGGCAGATGTACATGCAAGCGGTCTTTTCGCCACCCTTGCAGCCGTCACACTTGGACGGATCAACATAAGTCGGCATACCTTATCCTCCAACTCAGCGAATTAAGGGGTTATACCTTGTCAGCCTCAACCCATGCGGATCCCACCATCATGTCGATGGAGGCTGAAAAAGCAGGTTCGGGAGCCTGCCTTTTCGGACTGCATCGCCCTCGTGCGGCCTGATCGTGTTGCTTGTGACTGATTTAACAATGTGCCCTGATAGTGTCAAGCAACTTGTTCAAACCCTTCACAAGGATACGACATGATGCTGTTTTTTCGGCATTTATTTGGTGATTTCACCACGTTGCCACCACCGCAGGGCACGCAAGCCGCCGCACTGCCCCTTGCGGTGTATCGTGAAGCAGGCAGAGTTTCAAGACCGTCCGCCGCCTATTCCCACCCTTTTATCCATTTTTTCACGAAAGACCGTTCGGAACGGGTTTCCGGCAATGGAGGATCAAACCAATTCCTGACCAAAACTTCTGGCTATGACTGTTCGAACAAGCAGTTACACACCACCGCGACACCCCTGCGACGGCCTTGTGACGGTATGCGCATGCCGCCGAAACGTCACGTGGGCGCGGTCCGCTTTTACGCCGGGCAAAAGTCCCGGCCACCCCAACAACCTAGTAACCAATTGAAATAGCGACAGACTGCGCCAGAACAACGTCCCATCCGAGTATGTGCGTCTTGTCGCAAGCAGATGACGCGCCCCAACTCCGGATCCGGGCAAGCGCTCCAGCGCTAACCGCCCACACGCCGGACGCCCTTCCGGGCCTGCCCCTCCTTCCTCCGCCGGGCAGAGGGACCACCAGTTCCGGCGTCACACATCCGGATACGCGCACCCGGTGCGCCCGCATTCATGCCTGGCCCGTCACGGCTCCCACGGGCCTTGCCACTTGCCGAAGCGCACGTTTCGGGCTAGGTGGTACGCCACATCACCATCCCAACACAGGTTCCCCCATGCACGACACCAACGATTCCCCGTCCGGCCGTCCGGAACGGGATGCCGCGTCCCAGCCGGAGCGCTTCGAACGTACCGAGCGCCCCGAACGGGCAGAACGTCCAGAACGGGCCGAACGCCCCGCCCGGCCAGACAGAGCCGACAGGCCCGACCGCTCCGACAGGGGCGACCGCTCCGACAGGGGCGACCGCCCCGACAGGCCCGACCGCCCGCCGCGCTCCGGCCAGGGGCGTCCCGCCTCCGGCCAGTCGCTGGTCGAGACCATCATGGAACTCGACCGAGACATCATCCGCCTGCTGTCCAAACGCGCCCGTCTTTTCCAGAAAGTGCGCGGCAGCCGCCGTCCCGGTGTGTCCTCCGCCCCCGCGCGCGACACCGTGGCCGAGAAGCAGCTGCGCGAGGCGTGGGAAAGCGCCGCCGCGCGCGTCAGCCGCGACCCGCGCTTCGTGCGCCAGCTGTTCGCCCTGCTGCAGGAAGTGGAAATGCAGGAACGCAGCCCCGAAGGCGAGGTGCGCCCCAGCTTCAACCTGGCCCCGCCGCGCCGCCCGGTCTCCATCAATATATATGGACCGCTGGCCGCCCGCCCCACCCGGCTGTGGGTGACGCTGGCCGCCGCCGCCGGTGCCGAGGCGGACATAGAGGGCGCCATGCTGGGCGACCACCTGATCGACGCCGTGAAGGCGCTGAACCAGGCGGGCGCGCACCTGTCGTGGGAAGGCGACAGCCTGGTGCGCAGCAAGGGCGGCGACGCCCTGGACTTCACCGACAAGGTCATCTACGCGGGCGACGATTCCCTCAATTTCCACCTGCTGGCCGCGCTGTCCCTGGGCGTGACCGGAAAGGTCAAGTTCACCGGCGGCCCGGCCCTGAAGATGGCCGACACTACCGCCCTGCGCCAGTTTCTGCCGCAGCTCGGCGCGCGCCTTGCCCCAGTGCTGCCGAAATCCTCCGGCCTGCCCGTGCGTCTGGAATGTTCCGGCGTGCTGCCCGACGAAGTGCGCATCCCGGCGGAACTGCCCGCCGACGCGCTGACCGCGCTGCTGCTGGCCGCTCCTTTCTGGAACGCCACCATCACCCTGCACTGTGCGGATCATCCGGCTGCGGCCGCCTGCATCGCCGAGGTGCTGCCCCTGCTCAGGACCTGCAAGGCCGACGCCGCCCCCCTGGGCGAAACCGGCGAGGCAGCCCTGTCGGTGCGCATCGCCCCCACTGCCAAGCTGCGGGTACCCAAGGCCCCGGCCATGGGCATCGACCCCCTGGTCTCCGCCGTGGTGCTGGCCATGCCCGCCTTCACCGGCGGCGAAGCCCGGCTTTCCGGCACCTGGGATGCCACGCAGCCCCATGCCGCAGCAGTGCTGGACATGCTGCGAGGCACAGGCCTTGTGGTCAGCGCCGACGCCAAGGGCGTGGCTGCAAAGCCCGCCATGAAGCCATCGGTGCAGGCCGCGCCCGCGCCCACCGCACCGCTGGATGCATCCGCCCTGCCCCTCGACTACGCCCCGCTGGCGCTGGCCCTGGCCGCCGCCACGGCCCGCGCGGCCAAGGTGGACGTGGTGCCCGCGCCGCTCCTGCCCGAAGGGCTGGACACCGTGACGGCGGAAAGCTTCACCGAACAGTTGGGCTTCGCCCTGACTACCGAGGCTGGCCAGCTGGTGCTGCGTGCCGTGGTGCCCGCCGGTTCCAAGGCCCCGGCCAATGGTTCGCCCTGGGCAAGCCCCACGGCGCCCTGGACGTTCGGGCTGGCGCTGGGCGCACTGCTGCGCCCCGGCCTGCACCTGTCCAACCCCGGCAACGTGACCGAGATGATGCCGGGGTTCTGGGCGCTGTACAACGGCCTGCCCTCGCCAGAAAATGCCCCGCGCAAGCCCAAGGAGCAGAAGGATGACGGCGCCAAGCCCACTCGACGACGCATCATTGCCGAATAGCATCCCCGAGCTGGAGGCCCAGATGGCCCAGCTTGAAGAGGAACGGCGCGCCTGCGAGGCCACCGTACGCCGCCTGTGCGAAACCGAGCGCCCCGACGAGGGCATCTGCTTCGCGCAGGAAATCCACCAGGCGCGCCAGCGCAAGCTGCAACTGGAAGTGCAGAGGGAACTGCGCCGCGTGCGCATCAACCGCCTGCGGCTGGACGCCAACTCCATGTTCTAGTTCATGACCTGTCGGGGGAGGCAACGCACGCCGCGTTGCCTCCCCCGCGTCGTTCGCGGTTCTCCGCCTGCTTCGCGCCGAACCGCCCGCTTCACCGATCAACCGCCGAGGTCAACACCATGTCGCTCATCTCCCAGCAGATTTCCGGGTACCTTGAACGTTCGTCGTGGATCCGCAAGATGTTCGAGGCGGGCATCGCCCTCAAGCAGCAGTACGGCGAAGAGGCCGTGTGCGATTTCAGCCTGGGCAACCCCGATCTGCCCGCCCCGCCCGCCGTGGCCCAGGCCCTGCGCGAGCTGGCCGACAACGCGGGCGAGCCGTTCACCTTCGGATACATGCCCAACGGCGGCTATCCGTGGGCGCGCGCCAAGCTGGCCGCGCACCTTTCACGGGAACAGGGCGTGGACCTTGCCGCCGATGACGTGGTGCTCACCTGCGGCGCGGCTGGCGGGCTGAACGCCTTCCTGCGCGCGGTACTGGAACCCGGCGACGAGATGCTGGCCGTGTCGCCGTTCTTCGTGGAGTACGGCTTCTACGTGGCCAACCACGGCGGCACCTTCCGCACCGTGCCGTCCAAACCGGACACCTTCGCGCTGGACGTGGCCGCCATAGAGGCCGCCATCGGGCCGAAAACGCGCGCGCTCATCGTCAACTCGCCCAACAACCCCACCGGGGTCATCTACAACCGGGCGGAACTGACCGAACTGGCAGCGGCGCTTGGCCGCGCATCGCAAAAGCACGGGCGGCCCATCTTCCTCATTTCTGACGAGCCGTACCGCTTCCTGTCCTATGACGGCGACGAGGTACCCTCGCTGCTGCCCCTGTACCCGCACGCGGTGGTGGTCAGTTCGTTCTCCAAGAACCTTTCGCTGGCGGGCGAGCGGCTGGGCTACATTGCCCTGTCGCCGCTGATGGAAGGGCGCGCCACGCTGATGGCCGCGCTGCTGCTGACCAACCGCATTCTCGGCTTCGTGAACCCGCCCGCCGTGGGCCAGCACCTGATGGCGAAAGCGCTCGGGTCGCAGGTGGACGCGGGCATCTACGCCCGCCGCCGCGACCTCATGGCGCGCATCCTGCGCGACGCGGGGTACGAATTCCAGATGCCCGCCGGGGCGTTCTACTTCTTCCCCAAGGCGCCGGGCGGCGACGACGTGAAGTTCGTCAACCGGCTGATGGAAGAGAAGGTGCTGGCCGTGCCCGGTTCCGGCTTCGGCGGGCCGGGGCATTTCCGGCTGACCTTCTGCGTGGGCGAGGATGTGATTGCCCGTTCGGAGGAAGGGTTCAGAAGGGCCATCAAGGGGTAGCGGCTGGTGCCGGGAAGAATCAGACAAGATCAGGATTAAGAGCAAGAGAAGAGAGGCCGTGCCCTGATGGGTGCGGCCTCTCGTTATTATTGTTGGCGGGTGGGGATGGGGTCGTGCGCAGTTGCACCCTACTTCTACGAAGACAGCCGTGCGCGGTTGGGGATACCCGGTTTCGTTATGTCTCCGACGGGGACGAAGAGGCTGTGCGCGGTTGCATCCGGATTCTACGAAGACAGTCGAGCTCTATTGACCACGCCCGATCTCGTTATGTCTCCGACGGGGACGAAGAGGCTGTGCGCGGTTGCATCCGGATTCTACGAAGACAGTCGAGCTCTATTGACCACGCCCGATCTCGTTATGTCTCCGACGGGGACGAAGAGGCTGTGCGCGGTTGCATCCGGATTCTACGAAGACAGTCGAGCTCTATTGACCACGCTCGATCTCGTTATGTCTCCGACGGGCAAGGGGCCGCAGAGCGGCGGCCCCTTGCATCCCCGCGCTCCAGGGGCTCCGCCCCTTGGAACCCCGAGCCTTCATGCGCGGCGTTCCTTCGGCGGCAGCTTCCCTGCGGCGCAGGGCGCCTTCGGGTGATCTGCCGCCGGGAACGCCAATGCGCGCAAAGCTCCCGGTGGCTGAACGATACTTGGGTGCCTTTATCAACGAGCATCCTGCACCGCATTCCTTTCGCCACCAGCTTCCCTTCGGCGCTGGGGCGCCTTCGGGCGATCTGGCGCCGGGAATGCGATGTGCGCGAATCTCTCGCTGCCACAACCACACTCGGGTGCCTTTACCTCCGCCCCCGTTGCGACGCATGTGCCGCCGCCAAAGCCCGGCGTCACACGCTTCTACGCACATCACGTCCGCCGTTGTCCAACCACCCCGCGCGCCGGGCAACTGCTGATTCCACATCAGCCTTAAACCTCTAATGCCTGACAATCGCTCCCAATCACTTGCGCCCGCCCACCATCCCTTGCAACCAAACACTAGCATTCGCAAGGATTGCGCCCGCAGCCGAAGATCACCGCCGGAGGCTTTGCAGCGTCGGAAACACTGGCGTCATGGGTACATCACAAACCAACCGACAGCACAGGCGCGACTCATTCTGTGGTCCAAAGCTGCGAGAGTTGAGTGCACATCGCATTCCCGTCGCCAGATCACCCGAAGGCGCCCCAGCGCCGAAGGGAAGCTGGCGGCGAAGGAATGCGGTGCAGGATGCCCGCAGCTAAAGGCACCCAAGCCTCGCCAAGCCTGCGGGAGTGCAGCGCGCATTGGCGTTCCCGGCGGCAGATCACCCGAAGGCGCCCTGCGCCGCAGGGAAGCTGCCGCCGAAGGAACGCCGCGCATGAAGGCTCGGGGTTCCAAGGGGCGGAGCCCCTGGAACGCGGGGGTGCAGGGGGCCGTCGTTTCACGGCCCCCTGCCCGCCGGAGGCATAACGAAATCGAGCGTTCCCAACAGCGCACGACGGCCTTCGTAGAAACCGCCACCAACCGCGCTCAACACTCCCCTCCTCCTCCAATCCCCTCCCCTCCTACCACACCTCAGCCTTGACTTCCCCCCCAAACCCATGTACCGATCCTCCTCTTACGATATTTGCCGGACGGGGTATTCATGTTCGATAGTCTCTCGGACAGGCTGACAGGAGTTTTCCGGAAATTCAGCGGCACGGGCCGCCTCGACGAAGCCAACATTCAGGATGGCCTTCGCGAGGTGCGTCTTGCGCTGCTAGAGGCCGACGTCAACTTCAAGGTCGTCCGCGACTTCATCGAGCGCGTACGCGAACGGTGCCTCGGCCAGGACGTGCTGAAAAGCCTCACCCCTGCCCAGCAGGTGGTGAAGATCGTCCATGACGAACTGGTCGAACTGCTGGGCGGCGGCACCACCCAGCTCGACCTGCGCGGCAGGCAGCCCTACGTCATCATGATGGTGGGCCTGCAAGGCTCGGGCAAGACGACATCGTCGGCCAAGCTGGCCAACCTGCTGCGCAAGCAGAAGATGCGCCCGTACCTGGCCCCCGCCGACGTGTACCGCCCGGCGGCCATCGACCAGTTGCACACGCTGGCCAAGCAGCTCGACATTCCGGCCTACCCCTCGGCCCCCGGCATGAACCCGGTGGACATCGCCGTGGCCGCCGTGGAAGACGCGCGCGAAAAGCAGTGCAACGTGGTCATCGTGGACACTGCGGGCCGCCTGCACATCGACGAAACCCTGATGCAGGAGCTGGTCTCCATCAAGGGCCGCGTCGAACCGCAAGAAATTCTGTTCGTGGCCGACGCCATGACCGGCCAGGACGCGGTGACGGTTGCCGAATCGTTCAACGCCGCGCTCGACATTTCCGGCGTCGTGCTCACCAAGATGGACGGCGATGCCCGCGGCGGCGCGGCCCTGTCCATCCGCGCGGTCACCGGCAAGCCGGTGAAGTTCGTGGGCATGGGCGAGAAGCTCTCGGATATCGAGGTCTTCCACCCCGACCGCGTGGCGGGCCGCATTCTCGGCATGGGCGACATGATGACGCTCATCGAGAAGGCGCAGTCCACCATCAAGGCCGAAGAGGCCGAGGAACTGGGCCGCAAGTTCCAGAAGGCGGAGTTCGACCTGGAGGACTTCCGCACCCAGATGCGCCGGCTGAAGAAGCTGGGCTCGCTGGAAGGCATCCTGAAGCTGATTCCCGGCATGGGCGCGTTGCGCGAAAAGCTGGGCGAGATGAACGTGCCGGAAAAGGAGATGGGCCGGGTAGAGGCCATCATCAATTCCATGACCATGAAGGAACGCCGCAACCCCAAGCTGCTGAACGGCAGCCGCCGCCAGCGCATCGCCATGGGGTCCGGCACCACCGTGCAGGACGTGAATCAGCTGATCAACAATTTCGAGCAGATGCGCGGAATGATGAAAAAGGTCATGGGCGGGGGCAAACCCGCGCCGGCCGGCAAGATGCCGCGCATGCCCAAGCTGCCCGGAATGGGCGGCATGGGCGGACTGGGTGGAATGGCCGGGCTGGGTGGCCTGGGGGGCCTTGGCGGCATGCCGGGCATGCCCGGCATGGGTGACGGCGAAGGCGCGCCCGGCGGTCCCAACCCCGTATCCAAGACCGCGCTCAAGAAAAAGAAGCAGCTGCGCAAGCAGCAACGCAACAAGAGCAAGAAGCGCTGAGGACGAAAAGTTGTCGGGTGGGAATTCTCGCCCACTTGCGCTTTTCCCGAGATACCATACTATACACAGACTAGTTGGAGACCAAATCATGTCCGTTAAGCTGAGACTCGCCCGCATGGGCAACAAGAAGCGTGCCTTCTACCGGATCGTCGCCGTCAACAGCGCTGCGCGCCGCGACGGTCGTCCCCTGGAATTCCTGGGCTTCTACAACCCCATGGTGAATCCTGCCGAAGTGAAGATCGACACCGCAAAGGTGCAGAAGTGGCTGGACCAGGGCGCCGAGCCCACCGACACCGTCCGTACCCTGCTCAAGAAGCAGGCCGGCTAGTGCGGCGCCGGTAACCCGGTATCCTGTCGCGGAGGCGCCTCGCCGGAAGCTGTAATCCTGCAGAACATCCTGTGGAGGTGGCCATGCTGAAAGATCTGGTCGAATACATCGCGAGATCCCTCGTCGACAAGCCGGAAGACGTGCATGTGACAGAGGTCGAGGGCGAACAGACGTCCGTTCTCGAACTGAAGGTAGCGAAGGAAGACCTCGGCAAGGTCATCGGCAAGCAGGGCCGCACGGCGCGTGCCATGCGCACCATTCTGGGAGCGGCTTCCACCAAGGCGCGCAAGCGTTCCGTGCTCGAAATCCTCGAGTAACCGGTGCGCCATGACCCGCCACGGCGTGGCGGGTTCGCGACAGCAGCCTATCATAACGACTAGCCCGGAAGCGCAAGCCGAAGGGCTCTTGTCGCTTGGGCGACCGGGTACGTGCGCGGCAGGAATGAAACCTGCGCCACGTCCCTCGCGCCTTACGCCTTCACCCTACAATCCACGCAGCGGGCGCACATGAGCGACGACACCTTCATCGAAATCGGCCTCGTCGGCAGGCCCCACGGCCTGCGCGGCGAAGTGGGCGTGGACTTCTGGGCCGACTCGCCCGACCTTCTGCGCGGCACCCTGTGGCTGCGCCCCGGACGCGGCGCGCCCCGCCCCCATACGGTGGCTGCCGTGCGGCGCCATCAGGGACGCCCGCTGGTGCTGTTCGAAGGCATAGCCGACCGCAGCGCGGCGGAAACCCTGCGCGGCATGCACGTGCTGGTGCCCAAGGACCGCCTGCCCGAACCCGGCGAGGACGAGGTGTACCTGCACGAACTGCTGGGCCTGCGCGTGCTGCTGCACGATACG of the Nitratidesulfovibrio sp. genome contains:
- a CDS encoding KH domain-containing protein, with product MLKDLVEYIARSLVDKPEDVHVTEVEGEQTSVLELKVAKEDLGKVIGKQGRTARAMRTILGAASTKARKRSVLEILE
- the aprB gene encoding adenylyl-sulfate reductase subunit beta, translating into MPTYVDPSKCDGCKGGEKTACMYICPNDLMILDPEAMKAYNQEPEACWECYSCVKICPQGAITARPYADFAPMGGTCIPMRSADSIMWTVKFRNGNVKRFKFPIRTTPEGSIKPFDGKPEAGDLENELLFTETALIAPKVALGEKAAISDADLSQCWYETGCEGGNR
- the rimM gene encoding ribosome maturation factor RimM (Essential for efficient processing of 16S rRNA), with amino-acid sequence MSDDTFIEIGLVGRPHGLRGEVGVDFWADSPDLLRGTLWLRPGRGAPRPHTVAAVRRHQGRPLVLFEGIADRSAAETLRGMHVLVPKDRLPEPGEDEVYLHELLGLRVLLHDTGTLLGTLDDVQMPGGQEVWSIRTADGKEVLLPAVDEFVASIDLDTREVRITPPPGLLELYLETPDKSDARAPDADAARPDGPDEATGA
- the aprA gene encoding adenylyl-sulfate reductase subunit alpha → MPMIPVKEQPKGVAIADPIVKEHDVDILIVGGGMGSCGTAFEVVRWADKYAPDLKIMLLDKATLERSGAVAQGLSAINTYLGKNPADDYVRMVRTDLMGLVREDLIFDLGRHVDDSVHLFEEWGLPCWIKDEHGHNLDGAQARAAGKSLRAGDEPVRSGRWQIMINGESYKCIVAEAAKNALGEARIMERIFIVKLLLDANTDNRIAGAVGFNLRANEVHIFRTNAMMVACGGAVNVYKPRSTGEGMGRAWYPVWNAGSTYTMCAQVGAEMTMMENRFVPARFKDGYGPVGAWFLLFKAKATNYKGEDYCATNRAMLKPYEDRGYAKGHVIPTCLRNHMMLREMREGRGPIYMDTKTALQSTFANMTPEQQKHLESEAWEDFLDMCVGQANLWACMNIQPEERGSEIMPTEPYLLGSHSGCCGIWVSGPDEAWVPEDYKVRADNGKVYNRMTTVMGLWTCADGVGASGHKFSSGSHAEGRICGKQMVRWCIDHKGFKPAIKETAEELKQLIYRPYYNYLAGKDASTDPVVNPTYISPKNFMMRLVKCTDEYGGGCGTYYTTSAAALDTGFALMDMMEEDSLKLAARDLHELLRCWENYHRLWTVRLHMQHIRFREESRYPGFYYRADFMGLDDSKWRCFVNSKHDPKKGETKIFKKPYYQIIPTE
- a CDS encoding pyridoxal phosphate-dependent aminotransferase, with protein sequence MSLISQQISGYLERSSWIRKMFEAGIALKQQYGEEAVCDFSLGNPDLPAPPAVAQALRELADNAGEPFTFGYMPNGGYPWARAKLAAHLSREQGVDLAADDVVLTCGAAGGLNAFLRAVLEPGDEMLAVSPFFVEYGFYVANHGGTFRTVPSKPDTFALDVAAIEAAIGPKTRALIVNSPNNPTGVIYNRAELTELAAALGRASQKHGRPIFLISDEPYRFLSYDGDEVPSLLPLYPHAVVVSSFSKNLSLAGERLGYIALSPLMEGRATLMAALLLTNRILGFVNPPAVGQHLMAKALGSQVDAGIYARRRDLMARILRDAGYEFQMPAGAFYFFPKAPGGDDVKFVNRLMEEKVLAVPGSGFGGPGHFRLTFCVGEDVIARSEEGFRRAIKG
- the ffh gene encoding signal recognition particle protein codes for the protein MFDSLSDRLTGVFRKFSGTGRLDEANIQDGLREVRLALLEADVNFKVVRDFIERVRERCLGQDVLKSLTPAQQVVKIVHDELVELLGGGTTQLDLRGRQPYVIMMVGLQGSGKTTSSAKLANLLRKQKMRPYLAPADVYRPAAIDQLHTLAKQLDIPAYPSAPGMNPVDIAVAAVEDAREKQCNVVIVDTAGRLHIDETLMQELVSIKGRVEPQEILFVADAMTGQDAVTVAESFNAALDISGVVLTKMDGDARGGAALSIRAVTGKPVKFVGMGEKLSDIEVFHPDRVAGRILGMGDMMTLIEKAQSTIKAEEAEELGRKFQKAEFDLEDFRTQMRRLKKLGSLEGILKLIPGMGALREKLGEMNVPEKEMGRVEAIINSMTMKERRNPKLLNGSRRQRIAMGSGTTVQDVNQLINNFEQMRGMMKKVMGGGKPAPAGKMPRMPKLPGMGGMGGLGGMAGLGGLGGLGGMPGMPGMGDGEGAPGGPNPVSKTALKKKKQLRKQQRNKSKKR
- a CDS encoding 5-enolpyruvylshikimate-3-phosphate synthase; this translates as MHDTNDSPSGRPERDAASQPERFERTERPERAERPERAERPARPDRADRPDRSDRGDRSDRGDRPDRPDRPPRSGQGRPASGQSLVETIMELDRDIIRLLSKRARLFQKVRGSRRPGVSSAPARDTVAEKQLREAWESAAARVSRDPRFVRQLFALLQEVEMQERSPEGEVRPSFNLAPPRRPVSINIYGPLAARPTRLWVTLAAAAGAEADIEGAMLGDHLIDAVKALNQAGAHLSWEGDSLVRSKGGDALDFTDKVIYAGDDSLNFHLLAALSLGVTGKVKFTGGPALKMADTTALRQFLPQLGARLAPVLPKSSGLPVRLECSGVLPDEVRIPAELPADALTALLLAAPFWNATITLHCADHPAAAACIAEVLPLLRTCKADAAPLGETGEAALSVRIAPTAKLRVPKAPAMGIDPLVSAVVLAMPAFTGGEARLSGTWDATQPHAAAVLDMLRGTGLVVSADAKGVAAKPAMKPSVQAAPAPTAPLDASALPLDYAPLALALAAATARAAKVDVVPAPLLPEGLDTVTAESFTEQLGFALTTEAGQLVLRAVVPAGSKAPANGSPWASPTAPWTFGLALGALLRPGLHLSNPGNVTEMMPGFWALYNGLPSPENAPRKPKEQKDDGAKPTRRRIIAE
- the rpsP gene encoding 30S ribosomal protein S16 yields the protein MSVKLRLARMGNKKRAFYRIVAVNSAARRDGRPLEFLGFYNPMVNPAEVKIDTAKVQKWLDQGAEPTDTVRTLLKKQAG